The following nucleotide sequence is from Leptospira neocaledonica.
ATCATGCTTAGCTTCTCCCTTAAAAATAATTTTTCCAGTTTTATCATATTTACAGGCTTCACCATCAACTATTCCATTTCGCATTGTGAAAGTGGTCAATAATTGGCCTCTTCTGTTATAAAAATAGGCAAGCCCATTTTCCTGGCCATTGTGGTATATTACTTTCTTTTTAATTTTCTTATTCGGCCAATAAATCACCATCTCGCCCTCATACTTTCCATCTATAACTTCAATATAACCGGCACTTTTCCCCGACCCATAATATAACAATCGCTTGCCATTCTTTATTCCAAGGTCTTCCCATTTTCTAAATGTGAAATTAAAGTGAGCAGCTTCGGAAATGGTTTTCGGCTTAATTTCGGGGGGTAATTTTTCCGATTCTTGCCTAGTTTTAAAGTAAAATATCCACCTCTCATCAAATTCTCCATCTTGATATCGAGTTGTTTGGACACCACCAGATACATTTTTGCGCATGTTAGTATACTTCGGTAGATAATTATCTTCACTAGGCTCCTCCTTTCCTTGCAATCCAGATGCAAAGGAAATCGAGAGGAGTATTAAGACTATTGTATGACTCCGACTAAAACCCTTCATAAATCGTTGGTGTCTCCATTTTATTTTTCTGATTCAATGCTTTAAGATATTCAAAATACTTTTCTGCTGTCATATCTTTGATTATACCCATAGCTGCTCCTTTAAGTCCAGATTTATCTCCGGGGACATTAACATTACCGTCATCGTTAGCTTGCAAATACTTGAATAATCTGTAAGACTCAGCAAAATCTTTAGTTTTATTTAGCAAAGAACGTGTTGCTTCGTAATTTTGCAAATAGGCTGAATCGCCCGAAAAATCACCTAAGCCATTTAGATGACTTCTGATTTCATAGAAAAGAGAATCTGAGGTAGCAAGTTTTTTCATATCAATACCAATTTCTAAACCATCTAGATTTCTCATTTTACGCTTAAGATCACTTATGCTATCGAGATAACCGTTATTAACGCTAATTTTATAATCCTCTAAATCATATGCAGATTTTGAGAATACTCCAAAAGGATCGTCCTGCGAGCGCAGTGTCTCGATTTGGGTTTCAATATCATTTATTTTTGCCTTTCGTTCTTCGTTCATCAATGACATAGAGCTTCGATACAAATCTTTTGTTTCATCAATTAAAGGACGATACAAATCAGCCACTGAGTTGACTTTATCTAAGTGGTCTTTCATGGCCTGTCCAATTTTGAATACCGACGCAGCCTTTTGTACAAAATCGGGTGTTAAAGATAATAAAGCATCTTTAGTCTTTTCTGCAACCCAGTCCCAAACTGCTGTATTTGGATCTTCCCAAAAGGATGGTTTCCCGGCCGGAACCAAGTCCGAATGAATCTTATCCAATACCGCATCAAGCTTACTTTTAGTTTCAGTGCGCCCCATTAGTTGAAAATCTGGGGCTGAATCCTTCTTAATTAACGAATCGCCTTGCCCTTCCACCCAAACATAGCCCTCAGAATCCATATATTCGCCTTGACTAATTGGGATTAAATACCCCGCTTCTACATCATGCAAATTCGGATTATCATCGGGCAATCGGAACACAACATCACCATTCTCATTTACATAAGCAAATTCACCAAATGCGTTACCCGCTAATTGATTAAAGTAGATCTTGGCTTGCGTTCCAAGATCACCTAGAAATTTTCCCTCAGAGGAGCCTGAATCTACTTTCGCGACTGCTTTAGAATTAGTTATAGCCGCTTGTAAGTCTTTATTAGGTGTATCTCCAGTATAGGCTTCGTCATGAATTAATTTCATCACACTATCCAGTAACTGCTTCGCACCTGCAGCTTGCGCTTCGTTTCCGGAATCAATAGCAAGCTTAGTATTTGAGATCATATCTCCTAACTCTTTCGGAGTTATTCCCATCGCTTGGGATAGCTTCTTCATTGCTTCACTATTATTTAATATATTTGGATCTGAGGCTACTTCTGCATATTTCTTATAGATCTCATCATCCGCTTTCTTTTTAACTGCATCCGCTACATTCTGGGCATTCATATATGTGAAGTTCTTGGCCCAGTCGCTTTCTACTGTGA
It contains:
- a CDS encoding TIGR04388 family protein; this translates as QALSTALSMATAIALQFIPGPGTAAGASILGQVGAYFSSSQGLIVAANAVAQGVIASRHGNMNEVFAGVANGLLLAATGPFGLSGSISYTPPQKANSLGDLIDVGMNGASASGWGGGISIGGSKLNGGVSFSPGSGIDLNIGGTLGGAGGFYNLSYNTSSGNTSGSIGAGQEYGSNFGINLSTDHNQTPSIFAGFGCDVNGTNCGGGKNALGVGGSITLNGDGTVNLGADLLGNQGLGVTYDSNTGSWSAVTVESDWAKNFTYMNAQNVADAVKKKADDEIYKKYAEVASDPNILNNSEAMKKLSQAMGITPKELGDMISNTKLAIDSGNEAQAAGAKQLLDSVMKLIHDEAYTGDTPNKDLQAAITNSKAVAKVDSGSSEGKFLGDLGTQAKIYFNQLAGNAFGEFAYVNENGDVVFRLPDDNPNLHDVEAGYLIPISQGEYMDSEGYVWVEGQGDSLIKKDSAPDFQLMGRTETKSKLDAVLDKIHSDLVPAGKPSFWEDPNTAVWDWVAEKTKDALLSLTPDFVQKAASVFKIGQAMKDHLDKVNSVADLYRPLIDETKDLYRSSMSLMNEERKAKINDIETQIETLRSQDDPFGVFSKSAYDLEDYKISVNNGYLDSISDLKRKMRNLDGLEIGIDMKKLATSDSLFYEIRSHLNGLGDFSGDSAYLQNYEATRSLLNKTKDFAESYRLFKYLQANDDGNVNVPGDKSGLKGAAMGIIKDMTAEKYFEYLKALNQKNKMETPTIYEGF
- a CDS encoding toxin-antitoxin system YwqK family antitoxin, which encodes MRKNVSGGVQTTRYQDGEFDERWIFYFKTRQESEKLPPEIKPKTISEAAHFNFTFRKWEDLGIKNGKRLLYYGSGKSAGYIEVIDGKYEGEMVIYWPNKKIKKKVIYHNGQENGLAYFYNRRGQLLTTFTMRNGIVDGEACKYDKTGKIIFKGEAKHDRNFIERFGFLD